One Glycine soja cultivar W05 chromosome 2, ASM419377v2, whole genome shotgun sequence genomic region harbors:
- the LOC114403343 gene encoding probable galactinol--sucrose galactosyltransferase 1 translates to MTVGSGISVADGNLMVLGYKVLSHVHDKVLLTPARGGALLNGAFIGVQSHHKGSRTVFPIGKLQGLRFMCVFRFKMWWMTQRMGTCGQEIPIETQFLLVEAHSGSDTEGGEDQGAATYAVFLPLLEGDFRAVLQGNDQNEIEICVESGCPAVEEFDGTHLVYIGAGSDPFEVITNSVKTVEKHLQTFAHRERKKMPDMLNWFGWCTWDAFYTNVTSENVKQGLQSFEKGGIPAKFVIIDDGWQSVGMDPNGVEWKSDSSANFANRLTNIKENHKFQKDGKEGQRVEDPALGLGHITNQIKLEHNIKHVYVWHAITGYWGGVRPGVPGMEHYESKMVFPVSSPGVESNQPDEALTTIAINGLGLVNPEKVFHFYDELHSYLASSGIDGVKVDVQNILETLGAGHGGRVKLARKYHQALEASIARNFPDNGIICCMSHNTDGLYSAKRSAVIRASDDFWPRDPASHTIHIASVAYNTIFLGEFMQPDWDMFHSLHPMAEYHGAARAVGGCPIYVSDKPGHHDFDLLKKLALPDGSILRAKLPGRPTKDCLFTDPARDGKSLLKIWNMNDFSGVIAVFNCQGAGWCKVDKKNLIHDENPGTVTGVVRAKDVDYLSRIVDDKWTGDAIIYSHLGGEVVYLPKDASIPVTLKTREYEVFTIVPVKELSNGVKFSPIGLIKMFNSGGAVKEFSWGSNESTNVAVKVRGCGQFGAYSSARPKLITVDLEEVEFKYEEESGLVTIDLRVPEKELYQWSISIDF, encoded by the exons ATGACTGTAGGGTCAGGAATATCTGTTGCAGATGGGAACTTGATGGTGTTGGGGTACAAAGTGCTGAGCCATGTCCATGACAAGGTTCTTCTTACCCCTGCACGTGGTGGTGCTTTGCTCAATGGGGCATTCATCGGGGTTCAATCCCATCACAAGGGTAGCCGCACAGTCTTCCCAATTGGCAAGCTTCA GGGGCTGAGATTTATGTGTGTCTTCCGGTTCAAGATGTGGTGGATGACGCAGAGAATGGGCACTTGCGGACAAGAAATCCCCATTGAGACGCAGTTCTTGCTTGTTGAAGCACACAGTGGCTCTGATACTGAAGGAGGAGAAGACCAAGGTGCTGCTACCTATGCAGTTTTCTTACCCCTTCTCGAAGGAGATTTCAGAGCAGTTCTTCAGGGGAATGATCAAAACGAGATTGAAATCTGTGTGGAAAGTG GTTGTCCTGCTGTGGAGGAATTTGATGGGACTCATTTGGTTTATATTGGGGCTGGGTCCGACCCTTTTGAAGTCATAACAAATTCTGTCAA gACTGTTGAGAAACACTTACAGACCTTTGCACATCGCGAGCGAAAGAAG ATGCCAGATATGTTGAACTGGTTTGGATGGTGTACATGGGATGCTTTCTACACTAATGTCACTTCAGAGAATGTGAAGCAAGGATTACAGAG cTTCGAGAAAGGTGGAATTCCTGCTAAGTTTGTTATAATTGATGATGGATGGCAATCTGTTGGCATGGACCCCAATGGTGTTGAGTGGAAATCTGATAGTTCAGCCAA CTTTGCAAATCGCTTAACTAACATCAAAGAGAATCACAAATTCCAGAAAGATGGCAAAGAAGGTCAACGGGTAGAGGACCCAGCTTTGGGACTTGGTCATATTACCAATCAAATCAAACTAGAGCATAATATAAA GCATGTATATGTGTGGCATGCAATAACAGGATATTGGGGTGGTGTTAGACCCGGGGTTCCGGGCATGGAGCACTACGAGTCAAAGATGGTCTTCCCTGTCTCATCTCCTGGAGTTGAGTCTAATCAACCAGATGAAGCTTTGACAACAATTGCCATCAATGGGCTTGGCCTTGTGAATCCTGAGAAAGTTTTTCACTTTTATGATGAACTCCACTCATATTTGGCATCTTCTGGTATTGATGGTGTCAAAGTTGATGTTCAGAATATCCTTGAAACTCTTGGAGCAGGACATGGTGGGAGGGTGAAACTTGCAAGGAAATACCACCAGGCATTGGAGGCATCAATTGCTAGGAACTTCCCTGACAACGGAATCATTTGTTGCATGAGTCACAACACTGATGGATTATACAG CGCCAAGCGTTCAGCTGTTATTAGGGCATCAGATGACTTCTGGCCAAGAGACCCTGCATCCCACACGATTCACATTGCATCAGTGGCTTACAATACTATTTTCCTTGGTGAATTTATGCAGCCAGACTGGGATATGTTTCAT AGCTTACATCCAATGGCTGAATATCATGGTGCGGCACGAGCTGTAGGAGGATGTCCAATTTATGTCAG TGACAAGCCCGGACACCATGACTTTGATCTTTTGAAGAAGCTTGCACTACCTGATGGTTCTATATTAAGGGCTAAACTTCCAGGAAGACCAACAAAGGATTGCTTATTTACCGATCCTGCCAGAGATGGAAAGAG TCTTCTGAAGATTTGGAACATGAATGATTTTTCTGGAGTTATTGCGGTATTCAATTGCCAAGGAGCTGGGTGGTGCAAAGTTGACAAGAAGAACCTTATCCACGATGAGAATCCGGGCACTGTCACAGGTGTCGTTAGAGCTAAAGATGTTGACTATTTATCCAGGATAGTAGATGATAAATGGACAGGAGATGCCATTATTTATTCCCACCTTGGTG GAGAAGTGGTTTACCTTCCAAAGGATGCATCCATCCCAGTTACCTTGAAAACCAGAGAATATGAAGTTTTCACAATAGTTCCCGTGAAGGAATTGAGCAATGGTGTCAAATTTTCTCCTATTGGTTTAATAAAGATGTTCAATTCAGGAGGGGCTGTCAAAGAGTTTAGTTGGGGATCTAATGAAAGTACAAATGTAGCCGTAAAAGTTCGCGGTTGTGGCCAATTTGGTGCTTATTCATCAGCTCGGCCTAAGTTGATAACAGTTGATTTAGAAGAGGTAGAATTCAAGtatgaggaagaatctggattGGTGACTATTGATTTGAGAGTACCCGAGAAAGAGTTATACCAATGGAGCATTTCTATTGATTTTTGA
- the LOC114403348 gene encoding cytochrome c oxidase assembly protein COX15-like, protein MFGRGTVWSVLRRGKEACGGFHKLRGTPFSYSSSSTPFKFLSPPVSTHCFHAFRSQLIPKGHHVHVPQMRNFSKMVSAEQKEEGLKLLVSGGSRAQKLVGIWLFGSAAWVFSMVVLGGLTRLTRSGLSMTEWKFTGTLPPFSDEEWLQEFDKYKQSPEFKRVNRGMKIEEFKFIYWMEYAHRMWGRALGVMFALPYSYFLHKGYITLRLGLRLSALFALGAGQGLIGWWMVKSGLEEPPSEYSQPRVSPYRLAAHLTSAFAIYCGLFWTALSVVMPEPPAESLTWVRGAAKVRRLALPISILVGLTAVSGAFVAGNDAGHAFNTFPKMGDTWIPGDIFEMKPLIRNFFENTATVQLDHRILATATLISVSILWWSTRKLEIHPAVRSVIGGAVGMATLQVTLGISTLLSYVPVSLGTAHQAGALTLLTFMLLLNHTVRRPSLSLLKSLPQVGKAH, encoded by the exons atgtttGGGAGGGGAACGGTGTGGTCAGTGTTGAGGCGCGGCAAAGAAGCTTGCGGCGGATTTCACAAGCTGAGAGGAACGCCTTtctcttattcttcttcttcaacacCTTTCAAGTTCTTATCCCCTCCCGTCTCCACCCATTGCTTTCATGCTTTCCGATCCCAACTAATCCCCAAG GGTCATCATGTTCATGTGCCACAAATGAGGAACTtttctaagatggtctctgCTGAACAAAAGGAGGAGGGATTAAAGCTGCTAGTGAGTGGGGGTTCTCGTGCTCAGAAATTGGTTGGAATATGGCTCTTTGGGTCAGCGGCATGGGTGTTCAGCATGGTGGTGCTCGGGGGTTTAACAAGACTCACCCGATCTGGTCTTTCAATGACTGAATGGAAATTCACCGGTACTCTCCCTCCTTTCTCGGATGAAGAATGGTTGCAAGAGTTTGACAAATATAAGCAGTCACCTGAGTTCAAGCG TGTTAACAGAGGCATGAAGATTGAAGAATTCAAATTCATATATTGGATGGAATATGCACATCGTATGTGGGGAAGGGCACTAGGAGTTATGTTTGCTTTGCCATATTCATATTTTCTTCATAAGGGGTATATTACCTTGAGATTGGGACTGAGACTCTCTGCTCTGTTTGCCCTGGGTGCTGGGCAGGGTCTCATTGGTTGGTGGATGGTCAAAAGTGGTTTAGAG gaACCACCATCTGAATATTCTCAGCCAAGGGTAAGCCCTTATCGTCTTGCAGCTCATCTTACATCAGCATTTGCTATTTACTGTGGCCTCTTTTGGACTGCACTTTCTGTTGTTATGCCTGAACCACCAGCTGAATCACTAACATGGGTTCGTGGGGCAGCTAAAGTGAGGAGACTTGCATTGCCTATCAGCATACTTGTTGGTCTTACTGCAGTCTCTGGTGCATTCGTTGCTGGAAATGATGCT GGGCATGCTTTTAATACTTTCCCAAAGATGGGTGATACATGGATACCAGGAGACATTTTTGAAATGAAGCCTCTGATCCGAAATTTCTTTGAGAATACGGCAACTGTGCAG CTTGATCACCGTATACTTGCAACTGCAACTCTGATTTCTGTGAGCATTTTATGGTGGTCAACAAGAAAGCTGGAGATACATCCTGCAGTACGATCTGTGATTGGAGGTGCTGTTGGCATGGCAACTCTTCAG GTCACCTTAGGAATTTCAACGCTTCTTTCATATGTACCTGTTTCACTGGGCACTGCACATCAGGCTGGAGCCTTGACACTTCTGACATTTATGTTACTTCTTAATCACACGGTTCGAAGACCGTCTTTGTCCCTTCTCAAATCTCTGCCTCAAGTTGGAAAAGCACACTAA